In the Streptomyces fradiae ATCC 10745 = DSM 40063 genome, GCGGCCGCCTGGTGGTCACCGACGCGGTGTTCAGCATGGACGGCGACGTGGCCGACCTGCCCGGCATCCTGGAGCTGTGCGAGCGCTACGACGCCCCGCTGATGGTCGACGAGGCGCACAGCCTCGGCGTGCTGGGCGACACCGGGCGCGGCATCACCGAGCACTTCGGCATCGACCCGGACCGCGTCCACGTCAAGATGGGCACGCTCTCCAAGACCGTGCCGAGCGCGGGCGGCTACGTCGCCGGCTCCCGTGACCTGATCTTCGCCCTGAAGAACAACGCGCGCGGCTGGATGTTCTCCGCGGCGGCGACGCCCGCGCAGGTGGCCGCCGCCAAGGCCGCCGTCGAGGTGATGGCCGCCGCACCGTCCCTGACCCGCGAGCTGCGGGCCAGGACCACCCGGTACCGCGACCAGCTGCACGCCCTGGGCTTCGACACGCTCGCCAGCGAGACGCCCGTCGTGCCCCTCATCTGCTCCAGCGCCGACCAGGCCGTGGAGATGGCGCGGCTGTGCCAGCTCGACGGGCTCTTCGTCCAGCCGATCGTGTACCCGGCCGTGCCGCGGACCCTTCCCCGGCTGCGGACGATCGTCAACCTCAGCCACACGGACGCCGACCTGGACGCGGCGGTCGTCACGCTCGAGAAGGCCGGCCGCGCCTGCGGCCTCATCCGCTGACCCGCCGGTGCCGCGCGGCTCCGCCCCCTCCCGGGGACCGGAGGCCACCGCACACCCGCACCGGCCCGTGCGCCGACCGGCGCACGGATCACCGCACCGCTCACCGCACCGATCACCGTCACCGCACCGGCCGGCGTACCGGCAGAAGCACCGGCCGGCCGGCGGCCCGGCGGACCCGTCCGCCGGCGCACCGACCGACTGACGTACCGACTGACGTACCGACTGACGTACCGACCGATGTACCGCGAGCAAGGGGGATTCGACCATGACCGACACCACGGCGTTCTTCGGAGCGGTTCTGAAGACCATCGCCTCCACCCGCAACAACGGCAGCGACCCGGCGGCGTTCGCGTCCGGCGTGGCCGAGCCGGCGGCGCGCATCCGCGCGCTGGAGAAGGAGATCGGCGAGAGGGGCCTGTCCCCCGCCGAGGCCGAGGAGATCCTCCGCCTGCTGGAGACGACGCTGCGCACCAAGCGCACGCCCGACGAGGAGCGCGAGTACTACCTGCAGTACATCGAGAAGGCGTCCGGCGTCAGCCGCGCCTCGCTGGGAGTGGCCGGCTGGTGAGCGGCTCCCGTCTCGCGTGGTTCAGCCACGAGATCTGCTTCTGGCACGACCCCGGCGCCGGTTCGGGGTACGTGCCGGTCGGGCCGGGCGTCGAACCGCTGCGGCAGTTCGCGGTCGACCCCGACCTGCGGCGTGCCGAGGGGCTGGTCAAGGCGACCGGGGTGATGGACCACTACACCGCCCACACCCCGGCGCCCGCCACCGACGAGGAGCTGCTCCTCGTGCACGTGCCCGGCCACATCGAGCGGGTCGAGGCCGCCTCGGCGGCCGGCGCGGGCGACGCCGGCGTGTACGCGCACGTCAACTACCACAGCGCGCGGGCGGCCAGGCTCGCCGCCGGGGCCTGCGTCCAGGCCGCGACGGGCGTCCTGGACGGCCGCTTCGACCGCGCCTACTGCCTGGTGCGCCCGCCCGGCCACCACGCGGAACCCGACCGGGCGATGGCGCTGTGCCTCTACAACAACGTGGCGGTGGCCGCCCGCGCGGCCCAGCGCCACGGGGCGCGGCGGGTGCTGATCCTCGACTGGGACGTCCACCACGGCAACGGCATCCAGCGCACCTTCTACGAGGACCCCGACGTCCTGTACATCTCCGTCCACCAGGACGGGCTGTTCCCGGCGGCGTCCGGTCTCGTCATGGAGACCGGCGCCGGCGCGGGGGCGGGCAGCACGCTCAACGTGCCGCTGCCCGCCGGCTCCGGCCACGGCGCCTACCTGGCCGTCATGGAGCGGATCGTGGAGCCCGCGGCCCGCGCCTTCGCCCCCGACCTGATCCTGGTGGCGGCGGGCGTGGACGCGGGCGGCCACGACCCGATGGGCCGGATGATGTGCACCAGCCGGACCTTCCACACCATGGCCTCGGCGATGTGCCGGCTCGCCGACGAACTGACCGGCGGCCGGGTGGTGTTCGCCCACGAGGGCGGCTACTCGGCGTGGTACCAGCCGATGCTGGTGCTCGGTACGGCCACCGGGATCGCCGGGCTGCCGGCGCCCGAGGACCCGTTCCTGCACTCCCTGGAGCACCTTCCGGGACAGCGCCTCCAGCGCCACCAGGAGCGGGTGATCCGGCACCTGGAGGAGCACCACCCGCTGCTGACCGGCCGCCCGGCGGACGGGCGGCCCGCGACGGCCGGACACGCGGTGTCCGGGGACGCGGGGCCCGGATGAGCGGCTGGTGGATGAGGGCGGGCAGCGGTGCCCGCCGTACGGCCGCAGGCGGCCCGGGGCCCGTGCCCCGGGCCCGCCCGCGGTTCCGGCTCGTGGCGCTCCCGCACGCCGGCGGGTGGCCGTCCGCGTTCCGCTCCTGGTGGCAGGTGCTGCCCGACGACGTCGAGTGCGTCGTGGCCCAGCTGCCCGGCCGGGGCGCGCGCATCAACGAGCCGCTGGTGAGCCGGGTCGAGCCGATGGTCGACGCCCTCGCCCGCGAGCTGGCCGAGCTGGAGCCGCTGCCGTACGCGGTGGTCGGGCACAGCTTCGGCAGCGTCCTCGGGTACGAGCTGACCCGCGCCATGGAGGCGAAGGGGCTGCCCCCGGCGCTGCTCGCGGTGTCGGCGCGGCAGCCGCCGTGCTTCCCCAGCGAGCCGCCCTTCGCGCACCTGCGGACCGACGCGGAGCTGCTGGAGCACCTGACGGACATCGGCGGGATGTCGCCGGGGCTGATGGACCGGGCCGACCTGGTCGGCCCGTCGCTCCGGGCGATCCGCGCCGACCTGGAGGCGATGGAGACGTACCGGCGGCCCCGCTCGGGCGTCCGCGTCCCGATCCTGGCCCTCGGCGCCGTGGACGACCCGGTGGTGATCGGCGACCGGATGCACCTGTGGTCGCTGGAGACCTCCGGCGGCTTCGCGCACCGGACCTTCACCGGAGGCCACTTCTACCTGTACACCCCCGCCAACGCGGCGGCCGTGGCGGCGCTCCTGCTGCCCGGCGCCGCCGCCGCGCCGCCCCCGGCGGCGGCGCCCCCCGACCCCCTGCCCGGCATCCGAGCCGGGCACCGATGAGCACGACCCCGAAAGGAACCCCCCATGACCACCGACGCCGACACTCCTGCACAGGCAGGGCCACGCGAGTGGCTGGGCCTGGCAGTCCTCGCGCTGCCGACCCTGCTGCTCTCCATCGACGTGAGCGTGCTGCACCTCGCCGTGCCGCACATCAGCGCGGCTCTGGACCCCTCCGCCTCCCAGATGCTGTGGATCATCGACATCTACGGCTTCCTGATCGCGGGCTTCCTGGTGACCATGGGCACCCTGGGCGACCGGATCGGCCGCCGGAAGCTGCTGCTGATCGGCGCGGCGGCGTTCGGCGTCGCCTCGCTGGCCGCCGTCTTCGCCAACGACCCGGTCACGCTGATCGCGGCGCGGGCGGCGATGGGTCTGGCCGGGGCCACGCTGATGCCCTCCACGCTCGCCCTGATCATGAACATGTTCCACGACGCCCGTCAGCGCGGTGTGGCCATCGCCGTCTGGGTCACGATGTTCTCCGTGGGCATCGCGCTCGGCCCGGTGGTCGGCGGCGCCATGCTGGAGTACTTCTGGTGGGGCTCGGTCTTCCTGCTCGGCGTGCCGATCATGGCGCTGCTGCTGGTGGCCGGTCCGCTGCTGCTCCCCGAGTACCGTGACGAGCAGGCCGGCGGCCTCGACCTGACGAGCGCGGCGCTGTCGCTGGCCGCGATCCTGCCGGTGATCTACGGCCTGAAGGAGATCGCCAACGACGGCTTCGGGGCCATCCCGGTCGCCGCGGTCGTCGTGGGCCTGGTCGTCGGGGTGCTCTTCATCCGCCGCCAGCGCTCCCTGGAGAGCCCGCTGATGGACCTGGCGCTCTTCCGCACCCCCACGTTCCGCACCGCGCTGGTGACGCTGCTGCTCAGCATGCTGGTGGCGGGCGGCACGTACCTGATGGTGACGCAGTACCTCCAGCTCGTCGGCGGCCTGACGCCGATGAAGGCGGGCCTGTGGCTGCTGCCGGCGGCGTTCGCGCTGATCGTCACCGCGGTGGTGTCCCCGATGGCGGCGAGCCGCTTCCGGCCCGCGTACGTCGTCGCGGTCGGCCTGGCCGTCTCGGCGGTGGGCCACCTGACGCTGTTCCTGGCCGACAGCTCCTCGGGCATCGCCCAGGTGGTCATCGGCTTCGCCTTCGTGTACGCGGGCGGCGGTCCGCTGATCGCGCTGGGCACCGACATCGTGGTCGGGTCGGCCCCGCCGGAGCGGGCCGGCGGGGCGGCGGCCCTGTCGGAGACCAGCACCGAGCTGGGCATGGCGCTGGGCGTGGCGCTGCTCGGCAGCCTCAGCGCGGCCGTGTACCACGCCGGGGTGAAGGTCCCTCAGGGGGCACCGGAGTACGCCGGGGACACGCTGGCCGGCGCGGTCGACGCGGCGCGGGGCCTGTCCGCGGAGGCGGCCTCCGGCCTGCTGGCCTCGGCGCGGGACGCCTTCACCGACGGCCTGAACATCATCGGCGGCATCGGGGCGGTCGTGGCGGTCGCCTCGGCCGTGCTGGTGGCGCTCGTCGTGAAGCTGCCCCCGACGGGCGCGGGCGAGGGCGCCGGCGACTCCGAGGGCGCGGCCGACGGGGCCGCCCCCGTCGGTGTGGAGGGCTGACACAAGCCGTCCGTCCCGCCCGGAAGGGCGACCCCGAGTCCGGCCCGCGTCACGACGACGCGGGCCGGACCCGTCATGCGGGGGCACCAGCCCCGGCGCCCGTACGGGGCGCGGCCGCAAGCCCGGCCGCGCCCCGGCCATCACCCAGGTACCACCCCGGGCCCCGCCCCCAGCGGCACCCGTACTGCGGCCCTGCACCGCGGCCCTGCACCGCGGCCCTGTACCGCGGCACACCCCCACCGCGGCACCCCTCACCGCGGCACAGCCCCACCCCCAACCTCCCACCCCGCTACTCGCCCCCGTCCTCATAGGCGTCGACGTACTCACCCGACGGGGGGATGGGCGTGATCACGTCCACCAGGACACCGTCCGGGGCGGCCACGATGAAGTGGCGCTGGCCGAACGCCTCGCTGCGCAGGTCGAGTTCGACCGGGAGGCCGGCCTCCCGCACCAGCCGGGCGTACTCGGCGTCGACGTCGGCCACCTCGAAGTTGAGGAGGAGGCCCGCGGCGGGCCGCCGGTACCCCTCGGGCACGGTGGGGTGGACCGCGGAGACCAGGGCCAGCTCGTGGTGCGGCGGCTCGGGCCGGCGCAGGCTGACGTACCAGTCACTCGTGTAGGTCGTCTCGAACCCGAAGTGCGTGCGGTAGAAGGCCACGGACTCGTCGATCTGCTCGGTGCAGAGGACCGGATAGAAGCTGGTCAGGGCGGAGGACGTCATGGTGGCACCGTTCTGCGTGGGGCATCGGTCGTTCCGTCTCAACGAGTCCCGCGCCCCCGCGTCACGCCGTCGCGTGACGTCTCCGCCAGTCGCTCGTTGAACCCCCGGAAGTCAGATTGACATACCGCCAGTATGCCTTTAGCGTCATCTGACATACCGTAGGTACGTGAGCGGAGTCGTCTCCATGCTGACCAGCTTCTGTCCGGTGATCTGCACCTCGCGCATGGACGAGACCCGCAGCTTCTACGCGAGACTCTTCGGCTTCACCGTCGCCCATGCGACCCCGTGGTACGCCGCGCTGGTCCGCGGCGGGCAGCGGCAGCACGAGCTCGCGCTCCTCGACCACACCCACCCCGCGCTGCCCGAGGCCCTCCGCACGCCCGTGCGCGCGGTGCGGCTCACCGTGGCCGTGGCGGACGGGGACGCGGCGTGGGAGAGGCTGGCCGCCCACGGGGCCGTGGAGGCCGCGGAGCAGGGGGAAGGGCGGCACGTCGTCATCGTCGACCCCAACGGGGTCCGCGTCGACGTCGTGGCGGCCTGACCGGCGCGCGGCGCCGGGCGGGGGAGCGCCGCGCGGCGCCCCGACGGGGGCGCCGCGCAGGGTCACCTGGTGCGCAGCGCTTCCAGTATCCGGGTCAGCGCCTGGCGCGTGGCCTCCAGATCGGCGGCGTCCTCCGACGCGGCCAGCCACAGGGCGGCCTCGTTCATCGCACCGGACAGCAGATGCGTCAGCGGCGCCACCGGCTGGGCCGGGATGGTGCCCTCCAGGACGAGCGCGGTGAGGGCGTGGGCCAGGTGGCGGCCGGAGGTGGCCTCGGTCAGCGCCCGCCAGCTCCGCCAGCCGAGCACCGCGGGCCCGTCCACCAGCATGATCCGCTGGACGGAGGGGTCCGTGGTGGCTTCCAGGAAGGCGTGGCAGCCGGCCGTGAGCTGGCTCCAGGAGTCCTGCTGCGCGTCGGCCGTCGCCGCGACACGGGTGGCGACCTCCTGCTGGACCTGCTCCAGCACCGCCTGGAAGAGCGCGGCCTTGCCGCCCTCGAAGTGGTGGTAGAGCGCCCCCTTGGTGACGCCGGCCGCCTGGACGACCTCCGAAAGGTGGACGGATGCGTAGCCCTGGGTCGAGAAGAGCCGCCGGCTCTCGCGCACCAGGGTCTGCCGGGTCTGTTCGCGCTGCTGTGCCCGGACCCCGGTCCTCATCGTGCACCCCCGTCTCGACCTGCCGAAACCTCCTGCACACGGTACTTCGTGGCCCTCCGGACCAGCGACCGCGTTCCACGGCACCCAGCCTCCCCCCGAGGCGGAGCCGCACGGCCGGCGCACCTGAGGCGCCGTCAGCCATGCCAGGAGTATGTCACTTCGAGCCATTCGGCGGAATATGCGTTGCCCACCCGGCAAAGCCGCCCCACCTGCCCACCCGGTGGCGGCTCGGCTAACCTGCCGCCGAGGAGAGCCACCGCGCACGCCCCGAAGCGGCGACCTCCGGCACACCGCGACCAGCGGCCCGGCCCACCCGGCACCACCGACCGAACCCCACCACCGACACGGGACGCGCCCGAAGACATGCCCGAGGCACCGGCACCAGCCCCCGAGGACACCCGCCCCGCCATCCCCGCCCCGGGGGAATGCCACCTCTGGCACATACCCGTCCGGCCGCGCCCGGACTGGCTCACCCTCCTCGACGAGGAGGAGCGAGCTTCAGCCGCCCGCTTCACCCGCACCCGGGCCCGCGAGGTCTTCCTGACCTCCCGCGCGGCCCAGCGCCTCGTGGGCGCCCACTACCTGGGCGTGCCGCCCACCGCCGTCACGGTCAGGCGCGACTGCGCCCACTGCGCGACCGAGCCCCCCGTCCCGCACGGCCGACCCCGCTTCGCGCACGGCACGCCGCCCCCGGTCGACTACTCGGTGTCGCACACCGAGGAGCACCTGCTCATCGCCGTGACCGGACACGGGGTGGTCGGCGTCGACATCGAGGCCCGCGGCTCCCTCCGGGACGCCGACGCCCTCCCCGCAGCGGTGCTGACCCCGGCCGAGCGGGAGCACTACACGGCACTGCCCGCCCGCGAACGGCCCGACTGGCTCCTGACCGCCTGGACCCGCAAGGAGGCGGCGATGAAGCTCACCGGCCTCGGCCTGCGCGCCGCCCCCCGCCACCTCGACGTACGCGGCCCGCAGGTGACCGCGGGCCCGATCCCCGGCTGGCCGGACACCCCCATCCACCTCTACCCCCTCCCGGCCCCCGAAGCCCACACAGCAGCCCTCGCCTCGACCACCCCGATCAC is a window encoding:
- a CDS encoding class II histone deacetylase — protein: MSGSRLAWFSHEICFWHDPGAGSGYVPVGPGVEPLRQFAVDPDLRRAEGLVKATGVMDHYTAHTPAPATDEELLLVHVPGHIERVEAASAAGAGDAGVYAHVNYHSARAARLAAGACVQAATGVLDGRFDRAYCLVRPPGHHAEPDRAMALCLYNNVAVAARAAQRHGARRVLILDWDVHHGNGIQRTFYEDPDVLYISVHQDGLFPAASGLVMETGAGAGAGSTLNVPLPAGSGHGAYLAVMERIVEPAARAFAPDLILVAAGVDAGGHDPMGRMMCTSRTFHTMASAMCRLADELTGGRVVFAHEGGYSAWYQPMLVLGTATGIAGLPAPEDPFLHSLEHLPGQRLQRHQERVIRHLEEHHPLLTGRPADGRPATAGHAVSGDAGPG
- a CDS encoding thioesterase II family protein encodes the protein MALPHAGGWPSAFRSWWQVLPDDVECVVAQLPGRGARINEPLVSRVEPMVDALARELAELEPLPYAVVGHSFGSVLGYELTRAMEAKGLPPALLAVSARQPPCFPSEPPFAHLRTDAELLEHLTDIGGMSPGLMDRADLVGPSLRAIRADLEAMETYRRPRSGVRVPILALGAVDDPVVIGDRMHLWSLETSGGFAHRTFTGGHFYLYTPANAAAVAALLLPGAAAAPPPAAAPPDPLPGIRAGHR
- a CDS encoding MFS transporter; translated protein: MTTDADTPAQAGPREWLGLAVLALPTLLLSIDVSVLHLAVPHISAALDPSASQMLWIIDIYGFLIAGFLVTMGTLGDRIGRRKLLLIGAAAFGVASLAAVFANDPVTLIAARAAMGLAGATLMPSTLALIMNMFHDARQRGVAIAVWVTMFSVGIALGPVVGGAMLEYFWWGSVFLLGVPIMALLLVAGPLLLPEYRDEQAGGLDLTSAALSLAAILPVIYGLKEIANDGFGAIPVAAVVVGLVVGVLFIRRQRSLESPLMDLALFRTPTFRTALVTLLLSMLVAGGTYLMVTQYLQLVGGLTPMKAGLWLLPAAFALIVTAVVSPMAASRFRPAYVVAVGLAVSAVGHLTLFLADSSSGIAQVVIGFAFVYAGGGPLIALGTDIVVGSAPPERAGGAAALSETSTELGMALGVALLGSLSAAVYHAGVKVPQGAPEYAGDTLAGAVDAARGLSAEAASGLLASARDAFTDGLNIIGGIGAVVAVASAVLVALVVKLPPTGAGEGAGDSEGAADGAAPVGVEG
- a CDS encoding VOC family protein, whose amino-acid sequence is MTSSALTSFYPVLCTEQIDESVAFYRTHFGFETTYTSDWYVSLRRPEPPHHELALVSAVHPTVPEGYRRPAAGLLLNFEVADVDAEYARLVREAGLPVELDLRSEAFGQRHFIVAAPDGVLVDVITPIPPSGEYVDAYEDGGE
- a CDS encoding VOC family protein — protein: MSGVVSMLTSFCPVICTSRMDETRSFYARLFGFTVAHATPWYAALVRGGQRQHELALLDHTHPALPEALRTPVRAVRLTVAVADGDAAWERLAAHGAVEAAEQGEGRHVVIVDPNGVRVDVVAA
- a CDS encoding TetR/AcrR family transcriptional regulator encodes the protein MRTGVRAQQREQTRQTLVRESRRLFSTQGYASVHLSEVVQAAGVTKGALYHHFEGGKAALFQAVLEQVQQEVATRVAATADAQQDSWSQLTAGCHAFLEATTDPSVQRIMLVDGPAVLGWRSWRALTEATSGRHLAHALTALVLEGTIPAQPVAPLTHLLSGAMNEAALWLAASEDAADLEATRQALTRILEALRTR
- a CDS encoding 4'-phosphopantetheinyl transferase family protein, translated to MPEAPAPAPEDTRPAIPAPGECHLWHIPVRPRPDWLTLLDEEERASAARFTRTRAREVFLTSRAAQRLVGAHYLGVPPTAVTVRRDCAHCATEPPVPHGRPRFAHGTPPPVDYSVSHTEEHLLIAVTGHGVVGVDIEARGSLRDADALPAAVLTPAEREHYTALPARERPDWLLTAWTRKEAAMKLTGLGLRAAPRHLDVRGPQVTAGPIPGWPDTPIHLYPLPAPEAHTAALASTTPITATRPHTLP